Within the Anguilla rostrata isolate EN2019 chromosome 6, ASM1855537v3, whole genome shotgun sequence genome, the region TATGAGAGCAGGAAACATCTCTTGCCTGGACGGAGTCATAGTAAAGTGATGTTCAGGGATAAACAGGAGATTCATGAAAGCAAAAATTAATTAAGACATAATTATGAAACATCCTTCAACAGCCTTAGAAAGCCTCACATTAAAAGGGTTAGTCTTTGTGAAAGAATACTGTTAATACTAACTGCAGCAGCCGGTATTTTCATTAGGAAACGTTTAATCTGTGAAGCAAGCAATGTAAGCAGTCAGATTTCAGTACAGGCTGCAATGATGCCTGCAAGACATCCTGCACAAAaccacatccacacatacagccactcacacagcacctctcacatccacacacaaccaTTCACACTGAACCTCTcacatgcacatccacacactgccacacacacacacactgcacctctcacaagcacatccacacactgcacctcacatccacataaacacactgccacacacatacgaccactcacacagcacctctcacatccacacacactgcacctctcacatccacacacactgccacacacatactgcacctctcacatctacacacactgccacacacagcacctttCACGTCcatacacacagcacctcacacatccacacatactgCCACACTCACACGCTGCCACACACATAGTGCACCTCtcacatctctttctctctcacacatgcacacacacgaacacacacgtgcacacacacacacgcacatgcacgcacgcacgcactgcaCTGCTCACAGCCAGACAGCCACCGGGGCCAGGGAGGACAGCAGAGGCAGGGGGATGGTGGGACTGCGTGTAGGAAAAGGGAGTTGCTGCTGTTAACACGGGGCAGGAGGAAGCTGTGCAGGACGGCCGGGGGCCAGCATGTACACCGAGCGAGCCAAACAGACCCGTCCCCAGTGAGCAGCCGGCTGGAAGGCAAGCGTAAAGCGCAGCTACAATTAGAGAGTACAGTCAAGGCAGGACAGGGTGAGAGCCACACCCAGGAGgcggacagagagaaagcaccAATCAGGTggcaggggtgggtggggtttctGTACTGATCCACAAAGCTGTCCCCTGAATGTTAAGCACCATTGGCCAGCCGCCCccttgtctgtgcgtgtgcggaCCGCAGTCTCCGTGCCTCACCTGGACTTCACCTGCACTTATACTCTGACTGCTGGGATGACTGTTCCTTCTGAGCAATAGGGGCCCGGGCGCGTCTGGCAGGACAGTGCACACGACAAAACACACAGTTCACTCAACACCGGAACGGCCCAGGCGCACGCCGTCAAGCTGACTGGCGCCAGCCCCATCTCAACACACTTGTCTCAGAAACAGATAATATCAGAACAAGAATTTAGCTTCGGTCTAACTTTTCAAAATAAGAGCTTCGGTGTACTCAAGTGTGCGGTCAAAACGAGCATTAATTGTGCAATGCAAGAGCAGAAGCGATGATGTCATTCCACTCAGGATGCTCATATCTAGACTGATATGCTCCCTGTGAAAGAAGAAATCATCTcctgactctctgactctccaAAATTTACTGTGGAAAACAGAGTTGATTAAGGCTTGTGGAATTGCGATTTTTGGCCAACACAGAAGAAAGGAACGCGTGAAACTCATTCACCTTGGTTCTTCTTCCAGACAGCGTTCGAGCCCGGCGGGGTGGGTGGAGCTGGGGAGGCAGGGGCGACGGGTCGGCCCGGGCGCTGCCCGGGGGCGGCtggggtgggaggagaggaggacgcAAGGGGAGAGTaaggcaggggggaggggggcgtggcggAAGGGATGATGGAGCCGGGGGGCGGTCCGGGCTGCAGGGGCTCCGCGGCGAACGCCGCGGTCTCCATGAGAGAGAAGGGGccggggggcagggcaggaggagtggcaggggccgggggggaggtAGGGGAGACGGGGGTGGGCGGAGCTAGCGGGGCTTCCTGGGGAAGCCTGTTGACGGTAGCCTGGAGGCTTGCGAGGGGCGGAGCACGGTCGGAGGTGCCGGACTCGGCGGCTGTGGGGGCGGGCTCTAACTCCATGGGCTCTTCCTTCATGGGGGTCTGGATGCTGGCGGAAGTACCGGCAGGAGCCGCGGCTTCGTACGCGAGAGCGGTCTCGGCCGTTTCCGTCATCGTCATGGCGCCGGGAGATGTAATTTCCTCCCGGGCAGCCTTGCTCTTGGCCACCTTGGCGCAAGTGTGGAGGTGTTTGAAGAGAGCGCGGTAAGACCGCAGCTTGGCTCTGCAGCTCTCGCACCTGCATCAACAAGGAAACAGCAAGGTGCGTAAGAAGACCACAACAAGACCACAGCTTGGCTATACACATGCAACAAGCTAACAACAAACTCTCATGGCCATACCATGCTTCAACGCACAGctttgaacaaaaaaatcattgcatttacTTCAGCTGATCCCATATACCTAGACAATATGtacaaaaaactgaaagtgaCTAACAGACCCCGCCTGGAGTACTCCGTCTACCTAAAATCATCGCACACTCACAGGAAATAATGGTTAGGCTTGTAGTGGTGCCTCATGTGCTCCATCAggtgttgcatgctgggaaaagtACCACTGCAGCCCAGGGCTGAGCAACGAAATGCCTTCCCTTAAAAAATGAGACACAGACAGCAATCCATAAAACAAGGTTTGTAATACATATTACATGGAGTTAAAACTACTTAAAGTCGCCTGAGATAAATCCTACAGTGGatactatttttttaatggatttttattCCTCTTTATATTGTCCAGCTAGATACATTACCCACAATCTTAATTTCGCCAGAAAGTGTGGCATTTTAGAATCATGATTCACAATATCACAAAGAACACTCTCATCCAAAATGGCCACGACTCCCAAAGCTCAGTGCTATGACAATGTACTGGTCATCTTCCTGAATGCTTTCTAAATAGTATATAGATAAGGCAGTCCATCAAAATCTCTAATTAGGGTCTCTTCAGCTGCAGTCCAATTCCTTGACTACCTGCCATGTATGGATGAGCACATTGTGCTAACCCAAAACCCACTGTTACATTCAGTAACCAACCAAAATATTATCATCTTATGACAAATGTGTACCGTCATACTCTTTATGCTCTATTCGGTTGTGGGAAGTAGAAATAGATTTTGGCAGCAATGTTGTGCACCCTGGGACCAGGCCAAAGTGTCCTGACTGTCCTCACCTGGAAGGGACTGCGTGGGGATCTTGTGGCTCTCCACGTGGCTGGACAGCTGCTGCATGTTTGAGAAGGTCTGCTTGCAGCCACGGAATGAACAGGGCAAAATGGTTCCTGTGGGAAAAGAGCAAAAATCTAAACATGTCCTTTAAGGagcaaatattttttactgtacTTTGTTAAAAGGCTCTGAACAACATTAGCAGTAATGCAAATACCCGAAAAGACAAATCGCGATATACGAACGAATATCCGAATTGTTGCTGCTGTACACGTACCTTGCGTGTTGGTAGATGCTTGCGGTTGTGGGGTCGGATTACATTCGGCGATTCCGGCAGACATCCCTGCCACACTGCTGTCAACAGGCAGGGGAGATCCGGTGGACAGCAGTCTCTGTAGTTCAGACTATCTGGAACACATTGATCATTTTAGCGAAATGATAGAGGGTCGCAACGAGCAAGCATGACAATCGATTTAACTGATTTAAGGTGGTAACTGAGAAAGCGAAAAAAACCACCGTTTCGTTTTCCGTTCAGTTGTGAATCTATAAGTGTATTGACATTAGTTGGCTAATGTTCTGCATGACATGttgtgaggtaaaaaaaatttcaaaacatgTGTTGGTCGTAAATGTGAGTGCACTCTATTTTTTCCTTCGTTTTTGGACATTACAGCTTTTTTGGACATGTAAACACGGAAAAGCTGTTGGACTGTCACCTAATAGTCGATCTAGTGTGTCTTTATCTGTataaatataggcctaatgtATCGATAGCTGCAACATTTAATATCAAGCAAGCTAATATTATATTCAAATGCAAGGATCAGCATTTTCCAGAATCACTCACCATAGACTATTTACAACGAGCCTTCACGAAAGACTGGTATATAATTGTACATTaaccaataaaatatattatttgaagACAACGAGGAAAGTAGCGTTTGAGACACTGGCACTTCACGAGTTCACCATTTTGGATCTATATTATCGCGAGAAGAGGACCAAAAAAGGCGTGCTTGTAATGCGGCAAGAAACCAGAAAAGCGCTGTTGTTCTAGTCTTCTAATTTATTAGAagtttacatattacattttatatagtttaaatataatatacGTTTCTGGCGTATATTTCATAACGTCTTCACAgcatttttgtgcagttttatGAGCGACCGATATTGTACACTGTAAATGCTAGCAATGACGCATCCAAGTGTTCTCCAGAACACATTTACAGAATAATAATCTGTATTTGCTTGCTGTATTGAGATCTTGAACCTCAGCAGTGTATGACGATAGGTTAGAAAcataactaaattaaattaaggaCTAAATGAAGAGCTGTCTGTACCAGGAATGtcatataacaataacaataataataataataataataatatgtgtgtgtgcagcttttCTGATCTAGCTCAGTACCAAGACAATAGGTCTCAAACTCATTCTGAACATCGCAACTGCACCTGCATGTTGCTTCATTATTCATGTAAATGTCCATATATTAACATTGCCTGGTCTCATTGCATGGTCTGTAAGTTTCCTGATGGCGTACAGTCAGACTACAACTTGCAAATGACATTCTCATTTGACTGTTGCTACATTTCCATCTTCTTCTGCCATCCTTGGTGGCACAATTGTAGCAGAATAACTGTTCATGGAAAATATCCATTTAACCTTGAAATATGTCCATGGTAAACATCCTGAATAAAatagtaattaattaattttattagtaATTACCTTGTTAACATTATGCTGTCCAATTTCTTTATATAGTTCTGTGGGTACTATCCACATAGGCAGGCAAAATTTTTAATTGTCAGGTTCAAGGTAAAACCTGATTGCGCTGATGAAAAAttgcactgtttttgtttgctgtgtgtaGAATAGTCTTCGATCAAACAACcataaaatcttttaaattttattgtttACTGATATGAGAAGAGTTACTGAATACCAATAATTGCTTTTAACTCTGGTTTAATGGagcaataacattttaaaagtgcagtgctgtttttgtcAAGTGGTTGCACACTtgttatttgtgaatgtgttatgttgtgtgtgcattttgtgcacgttttaatttagcatttagtTAAAACCAtgtaatgttgtttttaattgcaACAATGTATGTTGCTTTGCCTCtagcaaataaacaagcaaataaatcagTCACATAGGTTCAGCCACACTAATCGCTAACAGGCACAGAAAACcaagcacacagccatgcaatctccatagaagaaagttggcagtagaatgggttgtactgaagagctcagtgactttcaatgtggcactgttataggatgccacctttccaaaaTGTCAGTTTGGCAAATTTTTGCCCTGCTAGTGCTGCCCgggtcaactgtaagtgctcttattgtgaagtggaaatgtcttGGAGCAATAACAGCTCAGCTGTGAAGCGGTAGGCTGCACAAGCTCAGCGAACAGGACCGCCGAGTGCTGAAGCACAGAGCGCAAAAAACGCCTGACCTCCATTGCAACATTCACTACTGAGGTCCTCTTGCTTGGTCAAGCTAAACTATTTTGAAGAGTCACTAAGAATCCATGCCACAAAGGGTTGAGTGTGACATTGTAGCCATATTTAAAGTTTTAGTAAGTGGTAGAACAAAACCAAGCACCATAAGTTTGTGTGAGACATGATctgggtggtgtgtggggtcACTCTGTACAAATGATGGACCATGGAGCTTCATAAAAAAGTGCTGGAACACTGTCATTATGagctaataaaaatgtactCTCCTCTTATTGGTCCAGTTTGGCGCTGTTGacctgccatcagtctgtctctGTGAATCTGTCTCTAGGCCATTCTCTTCCTGAATGGTTCCCTCAGTTTATAGGCAGCATTCTGGGGGATGTAGGAGATTTTAAATGTAGCTGTGGGCAGTCATTGGTCAGTAAATTTACCCAGGCATGAGTAAGACAATATAAGTGCAGTTAGCTGGTGTGACCCAGATTGATGGAGAGCTCTATggctctggttctggttctgaaaTGACCCCAGTTCACTGCTGGGCACTTCCATTTTGACTCTCTGTACCAGCTTTGAGATGGGTGCCATTTGTGAACAGAGTTGAGaagccctgtgtgtgagtaagatGTTGCTGTTTCTGGGGGCGACCAACTCCAGGCACTTGCAGTGTTATGACACCTGCCTGAAGCTGTCGATGCCTAGGGTAGGTTGTCCCTGGCAACAGCAGCaacttactcacacacaaggCCATGGTTTCCAGGAGCAACCAACCCTAGGCACCCTGTGGGCACATTTTTGCAGTTTACTGCAGGGACATTAATGTGGTTTATTGTGGGCACATTAATGTGGTTTactgtgtgcaaataaaaacGGTTAACTGTGGGCAAGTAAACACGGTTTATTGTGGGCACATTAATGCGGTTTACTGCAGGGACATTAATGTGGTTTATTGTGGGCACATTAATGCGGTTTactgtgtgcaaataaaaacGGTTAACTGTGGGCAAGTAAACACGGTTTATTGTGGGCACATTAATGCGGTTTACTGCAgggacattacattttttacattacaggcatttagcagacgctcttatccagagcgacgtacaacaaagtgtataaccataaccaggaacaagtatgacgaaacccctagagagaagtaccggtccaagttaCAGGGAACACGCATAGTAACTTTGACCGGTGTTAATGATAACAcgaacaacgagaacggcaacaacgcaatctatggaaaaataaaaataaataaaaatacaagtagtcgttaagactggcgcatcaactaagtcacaaGGGACATTGACGTAGTTTACTGTGGTCACATTAATGTGGTTTACTGTGGGCACATTAATATGCTTTAATGTGgatatatttatgcattttaccaTGGGCACATTAATGTGGTTTACTGTGGATGTATGAATGCAGTTTACTGGGGGCACATAAATACGGTTTAATGTGGAAACATTAATGTGATTTACTGTGGACATATTAATGTAGTTTACTGGGGGCAcattaatgtaatttactgCAGGCACATTAATGCAGTTTACAGCAGGGACATTGATGTAGTTTACTGTGGGCACATTAATGTGGTTTACTGTAGGCATATTAATGTAGTTTACTAGGGGCAcattaatgtaatttactgCAGGCACATTAATGCAGTTTACAGCAGGGACATTGAGGTGGTCTACTGTGGGCACATTAATGTGGTTTACTGTGGGCAAATGAGTATGGTTCACTGTGGGCACATTAATGTAGTTTACTGTGGATATACTAATGCAGTTTACCGTAGGGATGTTAATGTGGTTTACGATGGGCAAATAGACACATTTCATAAAACTCAGTATAGTTTTTTATGCTGAAAGTTGTTCGGGCATTTTGAACTGCTGCCAGATTGGCTGTgttaatatttttcacttttaaaccTGAATGTTAGACCTCAGGTGTggcaaaaaaagtgtttcatttaTCACAGCTAATTAGAGATCATACTTCATTGGCTGTGTTAAGTATTATACATAATTGGCATGTTAATGCAAACAAACTATGTTACCTACCCCAAAATAAGCCATGAGCCAGTAAGTATGTCATGAACTCACCAAGCATTAGgagtaaaacaaaatatatgattatgtgAATGCTATCAATATTCAAGTACCTGTCAATCAACAAAGAAAAATCCAAACCTCTGAGTTCTCACATTGATGAAGGAGAGGAAAGCTTGGGTAAGATGATACATtgggaaataatatttttaaaccaaGTATGAATGTGTAATGCACAATAAGATTTTTGAGTAGAACAGCAAAACCAGCCAAATGTTTATTTGTCCACTATCTATATCCAAGCAGATATTTAGGCTGTCCCAATATGCGCACTTGATCACACGTGCACACTTAGGCACTAGGCTTGCACATTCATGTGCTTAGCATAAGTGTGCAAGTGAGCCCCCTTTCTCAAATAAGTGGCAGTGGAGTGTGCTTGATGTGCATTTTATCCAGACTTACACCAAGGCCCACAATGTAAGTTTGTGACGTTTCTTGTCACAAAGTTGCCGGCATGTACGTTTACTGGAGGAAAATAGCATCAAAGAAATATCAATTTAAGCAAGATggttgcaaaaatgcaaatgttgtaactttacattttttattcatatggtAGCATCATGATGGCATTGTTAATGTCAATATAAGGTTAGCAGGCTTGGTTAATTTGTCTGTAGTTAGCAAGCCCACATCAAGCTTTTGCACAGCTATTACTAGCAATTAATAGCAGAATGACTACAACAAATTATTTGGAATAGGTCCCACGGAACAAAAAGTGTGTACCAATGATTTAGAAAATCCCACACACTTGGCCACTTAACACATACTTACACAATTTATGTTCCACATCACAATACGTCACTAAAGTGCATAAGTACCCAAGTGCACTTAGTCAAGTGTGGAAAATTGGACAGCCCAATTGCCATTGTCTTCACCTCTTTGTCTTGAACAGAAAATGAGGGTACAGCCAATTCTTCCCTCTTCTTGACTGATTGACAGCATTGTTGTCCACACACTGTCAATCGATAGCAACAACTTCAGCCTTGGAGTTTACCCTTTTATTGTCATGAaacttaaaatgtttcttttatgtttGTAATACAGCTGATTGTGATCTGTCCTTTATGTAAGCATGTACttatttgtagtttatttttgtatttttatcttgtgCAATACTGTATGTTGGCCATCTGTTTTGGGATTACCAATGAAAAGTGGGGCAATTGCATAACATGCCGAGTCCCCAATAAGAAACTACATAAGTTAATCAGCATGATATTTACCTATGTTTGGCCTATTTTTAATCTGCCTGCTGTCTCACTGCATCACCctcttacccagaatgcatctgtCACTTTTGTGCATGGTACTTTTTTGTGCATTGTTCTCCAAACAGAGAAGACGCCTAGTAATTATactcacatttgcatttaattaaagcCCATTAAGTCGGCGCTGACCTTTGCAAAAATTTCTTTGTGACAAGTGTAAGAGGCTCCAAATTAAATAAGTTGTGACGGATATTCAAAGGCAGTTATAATTGCCTTTAATCAGTTCTCTGCATCAAAATTTGCAAACGCTTCTGAGCCTGTGGCATTGTGAGAGGCTAATTTGTTGAGGTGAGCTGTCATAGAggcttattttaaatgtgtctcGTCCAACAATTGTAAAGCAGCTGGCAGAAGATAATACGTGTCTGACAACCAGCATTGGTTATAATTGTTATGAAGTTGAATGGAAATGCTTTTGAATGGCTGTCTTTGTAAGTTTAACCATCTAGTGTCATTACTATACCCATAATTTCTGACCACCAATCAGCTGACACTGATCTTACATTTCTGTAGACATGGCTACTGAATGATTTCTTTACTTATTTCAAAGGGTACTGATGCCTGTAATATTATAGTAAAATAACTGCAATCATTCTTTCTGTGCCCCAGTCAGAATTGTTGTTGAGATTcctcccagccccacccccattcaGCTGTAGAGAATGTTGTACTTTGAATTTTGACTTGACATTTTTGAGATTTTGCACATCCACCATATGTTTTATTAAACCCATTTTAGAAATTTATCCTAAGAGTTTTTTTCATCACTAGCCTCCCTTTTAAAGGGGAAGTTCACagttttattataatatatgtTTTAGCGCATGTTTTCGACTGACCCAGACAGGTGTGTGAATCACAGGACATTTTAGATATCGGCTCTTCAATGGCTGGAACTGGGGCTTTCAGAGGTTCGTGgtataaagcaagaaaatatgcTTCAAGTGACTCCAAATCAGCTTGTGCGGTGATGTTATGCTTCCAGGGGATGTACTCGGGCATATTACCTGATTCTGTGGGGAAAGTGTTGAATCGACCgtacaaaataaaacttgatatcaaaaataatGCGTTGTATGTGCAGCTTCCGGAAACATAACCTCGCTTTAGAAGCTGCTTTGAAGTTACATGAAGTGTGTtgtcttgctttagaccacacaAGCCAAAATGCTCCCATCCCATCAAGCTTGTCTCGAAACACTTAGGCAAATATGCAAAATGTCGTTCATTATACatataattgaataaataaataactaactaaataaatacattattaaatcCCTTTAACGCACACTATTGACGGCAAATAGCTGACCAGCAGATGGCGCTACACCAGCACGCTCTAATTGATTTAATGTTGACGCATAAATTCGCATGTTACTACAAACGTCTGACATTTGTCTTTTTATAACTGACCTTTAGACAGACGAGAATACCGTAAATAACTGGGGATCATGGTACAAACTTTTAAACCTCAGAGATTGGTAAATTAACCCCCAAGTTCGTACTTTGTCGGGTGTTAATGTCATATAAATTTTGGCCAGATCAAGATACTTAGTCACCGACATGCACCGGTCATCAGTTTTAGAAAAGGTTGTTTGCCCTGAATTTGCTGAACGCCGCATTGCAACTGTCACTTTTTGATAATGTGCCAAATTTAATGATGGAATGGCGGGCCTGACAAACCTGATGTAATGTGGTGCCACAGTTACACAGTATTGCATTGCAATAGTGGTTGTTTAATTTGGCATGTGGCCATGTGTTttgcttaaaattattttgagtgTGCATTTACAGAACTAGTAATGTTTTGAATATGTGAGTTGTCGGTGTTTTTCAGTTGAAACCGGTTTCTTTGAGTTTTTAATAGAATGATGAAATTTAGCGCCACAGTTGCAGGATACAATACCGAGTCAGAAGATTCCAAAGTTGCGTGTCACACTCAACTCATGACCACAGAAGGAAGCTGTAGACATGTGGAACGGATTAACGTTAAGTCGGATGTTCTGCCTAGAGTCTAgccgccccgccccttcccgCTCCCTGCTGTTTTCGCGTAGTAGCTACGTGTCCAAAGAAGCGTTTTCTACCCAAAACGAAAGTGTTCGCGAACATTCCAGATAAAATACTTGATGTACCGTACAGGTGGACAAAAATGCGTGAAAACGACCTGTTTAGTCCAATAGACGTGTAAAAAAAAGCGATGGTTAAAGGCAGGGGCCGAAGAATTTTCCATCTTTTGAGGTGTAATATGAGCACAATTTGTTTAGATTTCTGTGCTGGGAAATACAAATACGCTATGCGTCCTGAGAAAAGTGGCAGCACACACGAAAAGCATAACTTCTCACTTTACattaatatagcctacatttcgCCTACATGCCGTTTAAATCAAATTTACATTGAAGACCAGAATATATAGCCTACTGCAACACCTCATAAATGAACATAAAccatttattgtgttttcagaaattgtaaaaaaaaaaaaatatatatatatatatagctatattGCTGCGAAGTATaagctgtcattttttatttttatttttagcagcaataacttaCAATGCGTTCCGTTTCCGTTCTGGTTGTTTCCACTTCATACGTTTCTTTACGGGAAGGATATGATTCTGGAATGCAAAATGATCATTTTGGTAGTCAAACTGTTTTCGCGTCTGGAAATCTAGTGGATTTCCCTTCTTTGTAGCTTCATTCTACGGTGAATCGGTTGCATATAGTAAAGCAACATTGGATCGTTAATCGACAAGACAAGAATGAAGCCTTTATAGGCTTTGACGGAATCCTCTTTTAATGCTCGAAAGAatttcattctttattgaaGGAGAGTTCAGGACACGGCACAGGTACAGTTATGTAACATGCTAAATCAAAACAATATCCGTTTTTATGGCGTATAAGAACCCTCCTATAGGCTACACAGTATAACGAGTCTAGACATTAGACCTTAACTATTACTGTCAAGGCGCCACTTAAGTGGGTGCTTTCAatatcagtctttttttctcagaagaGGCCTATCAACCAGTTATCCCATTTAATcattaaataacatttccaTATCgctcatttagattttttttttaatctagatGATCTCACACGTgacaaagcacaaaaaagcaGAATGTGGTCAATGCAGACCTCTTCATTCACTCACTTTAATTTTAAGCCTTTCACATTTTGGATCGTATTAAGTCTTGATCATGCCTGAGGTGGAATAGCTGGTAGCCACACAGTGCGACGCATAATCGGTCATAGTGTTACCCAGGGAAGGAAGGTTTTGCTTGGCAGAGCATCCTATCCTCATTTAGCAAAAGTGTGTCTCAGTTGGTTGGGCACCTGCAGTCTACCTGTGCCAGCTGTGCAACTGGTGCGGTCCTCCAGGGCAATGACTGCGCTGCACAGCCAATGAACTGCACAGTGAAAAGAGGCAGTAGCTGACTGCAGGCATTTCAAAAGTGCTCCTGTTTTTCCCATAAATCAGCAGAGGTT harbors:
- the znf414 gene encoding zinc finger protein 414 isoform X2 yields the protein MSAGIAECNPTPQPQASTNTQGTILPCSFRGCKQTFSNMQQLSSHVESHKIPTQSLPGKAFRCSALGCSGTFPSMQHLMEHMRHHYKPNHYFLCESCRAKLRSYRALFKHLHTCAKVAKSKAAREEITSPGAMTMTETAETALAYEAAAPAGTSASIQTPMKEEPMELEPAPTAAESGTSDRAPPLASLQATVNRLPQEAPLAPPTPVSPTSPPAPATPPALPPGPFSLMETAAFAAEPLQPGPPPGSIIPSATPPSPLPYSPLASSSPPTPAAPGQRPGRPVAPASPAPPTPPGSNAVWKKNQGQSFSSRILWEHTRGRYSCLQCGHSTPTRQEMTAHIEGQHRSPAGRAQTDPDNRGSPPFQPKISLETETAVYTQL
- the znf414 gene encoding zinc finger protein 414 isoform X1 — its product is MSELQRLLSTGSPLPVDSSVAGMSAGIAECNPTPQPQASTNTQGTILPCSFRGCKQTFSNMQQLSSHVESHKIPTQSLPGKAFRCSALGCSGTFPSMQHLMEHMRHHYKPNHYFLCESCRAKLRSYRALFKHLHTCAKVAKSKAAREEITSPGAMTMTETAETALAYEAAAPAGTSASIQTPMKEEPMELEPAPTAAESGTSDRAPPLASLQATVNRLPQEAPLAPPTPVSPTSPPAPATPPALPPGPFSLMETAAFAAEPLQPGPPPGSIIPSATPPSPLPYSPLASSSPPTPAAPGQRPGRPVAPASPAPPTPPGSNAVWKKNQGQSFSSRILWEHTRGRYSCLQCGHSTPTRQEMTAHIEGQHRSPAGRAQTDPDNRGSPPFQPKISLETETAVYTQL